The sequence below is a genomic window from Desulfobulbus oligotrophicus.
AAAGCAGACATAGCCCAGGCGATAAAAACCCTGCCACATGCCGCCTTTTTCAGCAATCCACTGTTGAGCCCGCACGGTTATCAGCAGGCTGTGTACCGCGCACCATACCAGCCATAGCAGACATACCTTTATTGCTGTCATAGGATCTTTGCTGCCATTTTTTTTCGCTTCCACCGGAACTTCCAACAGGTGGCAAGTCAGGGTATCGTCCCGGTAACTTTCGTATCTGTCTGTCGGCTGAGTCGTGTCAGACATCCATTTGCTTCAAAACCAGCCCTATCTTTATCCTGTTATCACCGACAGGTCCACACCGACTTTGGACTTTGCATGTGGAAATTTTTCGAGGTCAAATTATCCGATGTTTCACAGTCTGCTCCCCGTTTTCCTGGCTCAACCAGGTCTCATTACAGATAGTTGCTGTTCTCCTCTGTTCTTTGCATATCTGTTTGTAACGCTTTTTCAAAAGAAAAAAGCTCCAGAAAAGAATGACTTTCTCCTTAAGCTCCTGACTGGAGGTGGATTTATTTGCCCTGGCAGGTGTCTCCGGGTTGTGATGGTTCTTTTTGTTGCGGAGCTAGACCAGGACTTCCAGCTCTGCAGTTGAAAGCTGCTCATCTCTATCCAGGTGATGGGTGATTCTCCCCTGAGAACAGATCATGATCGTGTGTCCGACGCGGCGCGCCTGAGTCAGACTGTGGGAAACCATGACAATGGTATACTGCTCCGCCAAAGTGGTCAGTAAATCCTCAATGTAGCGACTGGCGTGCACATCCAGAGAAGCTGTGGGTTCATCAAGTAAAAGAATGTCCGGGCGCAAGGCCAGGGCCCGGGCCAGACACAGGCGTTGCTGCTGGCCGCCGGAAAGTCGCTGGGCCGGTTTATGCAGGCCGTCGCGGACTTCTGCCCACAGGCCCACGAGCTGCAAGGCCTGATAGACCCGCTCCTGAATCTCTGTTTTGGC
It includes:
- a CDS encoding phosphate ABC transporter ATP-binding protein produces the protein MDKVSVYFFGHQVLQEITAAFQRHNISVLIGRSGSGKTTLLRTINRLNEEFAGCVTRGQIFLNTGQEHLAVYPQDDRKNTGIPQPAPLKLTSLRQRVGMLFQTPNIFPVSVYKNIALPLTLVSQAAKTEIQERVYQALQLVGLWAEVRDGLHKPAQRLSGGQQQRLCLARALALRPDILLLDEPTASLDVHASRYIEDLLTTLAEQYTIVMVSHSLTQARRVGHTIMICSQGRITHHLDRDEQLSTAELEVLV